One genomic segment of Gemmatimonadota bacterium includes these proteins:
- a CDS encoding phytanoyl-CoA dioxygenase family protein encodes MDFVKLSDEQREFFDAEGYLVVEDVLGAEEIARLTDACDAMMAFYDDRGRAYKQFRDGIVEEPVFRSLIAHSGTVPLVIQLLSPDIHLQNTAIIYKDPEDAETTEPMRSWHRDIGITQEIGHAYQPRVGIKVCYCLTDFPGPDSGITRFARRSHVLNEPLGIPRGEVDPPEVVQPVCKAGDALFFENRIFHTKSPNLSHRTSRVVIFGYSYSWIRNGFYLGNLDDDVIADLSDIEKQLLDVQLSDNPNLSARPNTYPLTDWAEEHGVTPEQVPWTVEV; translated from the coding sequence ATGGATTTTGTAAAGTTGAGCGATGAGCAGCGGGAGTTTTTTGATGCGGAAGGGTATCTGGTGGTGGAGGATGTTCTGGGGGCTGAGGAAATCGCGCGGTTGACGGATGCGTGTGATGCGATGATGGCGTTTTATGATGATAGGGGAAGGGCGTATAAGCAGTTTCGAGATGGGATAGTGGAGGAGCCTGTATTTCGTTCTTTGATTGCCCATTCGGGGACGGTGCCTCTGGTGATTCAGCTTTTGAGTCCAGATATTCATTTGCAGAATACGGCGATTATTTACAAGGATCCAGAGGATGCCGAGACGACGGAGCCGATGCGTTCCTGGCATCGGGATATTGGGATTACGCAGGAGATCGGGCATGCGTATCAGCCGCGTGTTGGGATTAAGGTGTGTTATTGTTTGACGGATTTTCCGGGACCGGATTCGGGGATTACGCGGTTTGCGAGGAGGAGTCATGTGCTCAATGAACCGCTGGGTATTCCGAGAGGTGAAGTGGATCCGCCCGAGGTGGTACAGCCGGTGTGTAAGGCGGGGGATGCGCTGTTTTTTGAGAATCGCATTTTTCACACCAAGTCGCCGAATTTGAGCCATCGCACGTCCAGGGTGGTTATTTTTGGGTATAGTTATAGCTGGATTCGGAATGGTTTTTATTTGGGGAATTTAGATGATGACGTGATCGCAGATTTGAGCGATATTGAGAAGCAACTTCTGGATGTGCAGTTGAGCGATAATCCCAACTTGAGCGCGAGGCCAAATACGTATCCGCTTACCGATTGGGCAGAGGAGCACGGGGTGACGCCCGAGCAGGTTCCGTGGACGGTTGAAGTTTAG
- a CDS encoding alpha/beta hydrolase: MRVGRWILCFILIGATGVYAQEAERKGTPPTLENVAYGPYERNVLDFWRAESDVPAPVLIFIHGGGFVGGNKRGVRGSVVVETCLEKGVSFAAINYRFKNTAPIQDILRDAARAVQFIRYNAEAWHVDPKRIASYGGSAGAGTSMWLAFHDDLADPDSEDPVLRQSSRIVAAGSRNGQFSYDIFQWESVLGLPAENFYSRDVSFYGLATFDEAETEKGKQIRADVDMRGLITKDDPPVFLFCSQRGGVPQNRGHYVHHPKHSIAIKERCDEAGVEVEMYLPKMGSPPPGNANQAMLAFFFKHLKVE; encoded by the coding sequence ATGCGCGTTGGGAGATGGATTTTATGCTTCATTTTAATCGGGGCAACAGGTGTATATGCTCAGGAGGCTGAGAGAAAAGGGACGCCGCCCACGCTTGAGAATGTGGCGTATGGACCTTATGAGCGCAATGTGCTGGATTTTTGGAGGGCAGAGTCGGATGTACCAGCACCTGTTTTGATTTTTATTCACGGGGGTGGGTTTGTCGGTGGTAATAAAAGGGGTGTTCGCGGCAGTGTGGTTGTTGAGACTTGTTTGGAAAAGGGCGTTTCATTTGCGGCGATTAACTACAGGTTTAAAAATACTGCACCCATACAGGATATTTTGCGCGATGCGGCGCGGGCAGTGCAGTTTATCAGGTACAATGCCGAGGCGTGGCACGTCGATCCCAAACGCATCGCTTCTTATGGTGGCTCTGCCGGTGCGGGGACTTCGATGTGGCTGGCTTTTCACGATGATCTGGCCGATCCCGATAGTGAAGATCCCGTGCTTCGCCAGTCTTCGCGCATTGTGGCGGCGGGGTCTCGCAATGGTCAGTTTTCCTATGATATATTTCAATGGGAATCTGTGCTCGGTTTGCCTGCTGAGAATTTTTATTCCAGGGATGTCTCGTTTTACGGCCTGGCTACGTTTGATGAAGCTGAGACCGAAAAGGGCAAACAGATTCGGGCGGATGTGGATATGCGCGGGTTGATTACTAAAGACGATCCACCTGTGTTTTTGTTTTGTAGTCAAAGGGGTGGGGTGCCCCAAAATCGCGGTCATTATGTTCATCATCCCAAACATTCAATTGCGATCAAAGAGCGGTGCGATGAAGCAGGTGTGGAGGTGGAGATGTATTTGCCGAAGATGGGATCGCCACCGCCGGGGAATGCGAATCAGGCGATGTTGGCGTTCTTTTTTAAGCATTTGAAGGTTGAGTAA
- a CDS encoding phytanoyl-CoA dioxygenase family protein — protein MSRTSHAVVSLVVAHGKEDVGLSGHYESPEGVGMSLLTAKDKAFFQENGYLIRYNMLSEGQIQGAVDTLWHYIEADRYDPQTWVDAGPRSPDCWDHPAIRATLYETDLFAMCRELAGDLSDDADPSTILVYPSGSDEWAIKLPHLDGYNKSEQATVGFTIGVTVYLSDVAPRGGGFTLWPGSHKAVAEFFKSHSLLGLNMHHPGGIVERDMGRIFDLNEPVELVGQAGTACIWHGYMVHSGTSNCSDQIRMALVSRMSTKNWDLLQFETPDDMWEYWEV, from the coding sequence ATGTCCCGCACATCCCATGCAGTCGTGTCGCTGGTCGTCGCACATGGAAAAGAGGATGTTGGGTTGTCTGGTCATTATGAATCTCCGGAAGGGGTTGGTATGTCACTTTTAACAGCTAAAGATAAAGCTTTTTTTCAAGAAAATGGCTATCTCATTCGATACAATATGTTGAGTGAGGGTCAAATTCAAGGGGCGGTCGATACGCTTTGGCATTATATTGAAGCAGATCGCTATGATCCACAGACCTGGGTGGATGCAGGTCCGCGGAGTCCAGATTGTTGGGATCATCCCGCGATTCGCGCAACGCTTTACGAAACGGATTTGTTTGCGATGTGCAGGGAACTGGCTGGCGATTTGAGCGATGATGCAGATCCTTCGACCATTCTGGTGTATCCCAGTGGCAGCGATGAGTGGGCGATCAAGTTACCACATCTGGATGGTTATAATAAGAGCGAGCAGGCAACCGTGGGGTTTACGATTGGTGTGACGGTTTATCTGAGTGATGTGGCGCCGCGTGGCGGAGGTTTTACACTGTGGCCCGGTAGTCATAAGGCTGTTGCTGAATTTTTCAAGTCGCATTCCCTGCTGGGTCTCAATATGCATCATCCCGGCGGCATTGTCGAGCGCGATATGGGCCGCATTTTCGATCTGAATGAACCTGTTGAGCTGGTCGGGCAGGCGGGTACTGCGTGTATCTGGCACGGGTATATGGTTCACAGCGGTACGTCGAATTGCAGCGATCAGATACGGATGGCTCTGGTGAGTCGCATGAGTACAAAAAATTGGGATCTGTTGCAGTTTGAGACGCCGGATGATATGTGGGAATATTGGGAAGTGTGA